The Acidobacteriota bacterium DNA segment GATGGTCCCGTAGAGGCCGCGCAGGTCGTCACGGTTGGCCCTCGCGACGTCCGGTGCGTCCAGCGTGTCCAGTATGGGTTTGTCGTATTCGTCCACCAGGACCGCCACGCGGCGGCCCGCATGCTCGCACAGTGCCTGTATCAGCCGCCGGAACCGTACCGGCGCGCTCCCGGCGCCGCCCCGACCGATGCCGGCCCGCCTTCCGATGTCCTCGATCTGTGCGGTTGCGTGTTCCTCCAGAGAACCCGGCTTGCGGAAGTTGCCGCCGCTGAAGTCGAGCCGCACCACCGGATGACGTTTCGACCAGTCCCAGCCGCCGTGGACGTCCAGTCCCCGGAACAACGGTTCGCTGCCCTCGAAGAGCTCCTTCAGCGTGTCCAGGAACAGGCTCTTGCCGAAGCGCCGCGGGCGGGAGAGGAAGTAGTGCGTGCCCTCGTCGACCAGTCGTGCGATGTAGGCGGTCTTGTCGACGTAGTAGCAGTCGTCCTCGCGAATCCTGCGGAGCGTCTGGATGCCGATGGGCAACTTGCGTCTGGGCACGCAGACATATTATCGCTGCACGCTGGCTCTCTTCGCCCGGTGGCGCTCACCCGCGCCCGGGTCGGCGACGGGGGGAGTGGTTCGGTTTCCGCGCAGGTTGTGCGGCCGCGGCGCGTCGTGCACCGCGCTGTGGCTGCCTGCGCGTCAGCGGCGGCGCAGCAATTGCTTGGCGATGGTCTGAAGCTGAAGGTTCGACGTCCCCTCGTAGATCTGGCCGATCTTGGCGTCCCGGTACAGCTTCTCCACCGGGTAGTCCTTCGTGTAGCCGACACCCCCGAAGAGCTGCACGGCCAGGGAGCTGACCCGCTCGGCCACCTGCGAGCTGAAGAGCTTGGCCATGGCTCCCTCGGTCAGGAAGGGCTCGCCGGCGTCGCGCAGGCGGGCGGCGTTGTACGTCTGGAGGCGCGCGGCCTCGATCTCGGTGGCGGCCTGCGCGAGCTGGAACTGCACGGCCTGGAAGTCGGCGATGGCGCTCCCGAACTGCCTGCGTTCCTGCACGTAGCGCAGCGTGTGGTCGAGCGCGCCCTGCGCGAGGCCCACCATCTGCGCCGCGATCCCGATGCGTCCTTCGTTGAGCGTCTCGATGGCCACCTTGTAGCCGCGGCCGACCTCGCCGAGGACGTTGGCGGCGGGAACGCGGCAGGCGTCGAGCGACAGCTCGCAGGTGCTGCTGGCGCGGATGCCGAGCTTGTCCTCCTTCCTGCCGACGGCGAAGCCTTCGAAGCCGCGTCCGACGAGAAACGCCGTGATGCCCCGGTAGCCCGCCGCCGGGTCGACGGTGGCGAACACGATGAACCAGTCGGCCTCGGCCGCGTTCGTGATCCAGAGCTTGCGGCCGGTCAGCACCCAGTGGTCGCCGTCGCGGACCGCGCGCGTCGTCAGGGAGAACGCGTCGCTGCCGGAAGCCGCCTCCGACAGGGCGTAGGCGCCCACCGCGCGCGCGGCCAGGGCGGGCAGCAGCCGGTTGTGCTGTTCTTCCGAGCCCCACCGCAGGATCGCGTTGATGACGAGGGTGTTCTGCACGTCGCAGACCACCGCGACGGCGGGGTCGACGCGTGCGAGCTCCTCCACCGCGAGGACCGAGAGGAAGAAGTGCCCGCCCGCGCCGCCCCAGCGCTCCGGGATCTCGATGCCCATGACGCCGAGCCCGAAGAGCCGGTCGATGAGCTCGCGGGGCATGCTGCCCTCGGCGTCCATGCGGCGCGCGAGGGGAGCGATCTCGGCCTCGGCGAATGCCCGCACGCTCGCGCGCAGCAGGCGTTCGTCCTCCGCGAGGCGCGTGAGCGGGGCGGCGGCGGTT contains these protein-coding regions:
- a CDS encoding acyl-CoA dehydrogenase — translated: MSTVATPVPAATAAAPLTRLAEDERLLRASVRAFAEAEIAPLARRMDAEGSMPRELIDRLFGLGVMGIEIPERWGGAGGHFFLSVLAVEELARVDPAVAVVCDVQNTLVINAILRWGSEEQHNRLLPALAARAVGAYALSEAASGSDAFSLTTRAVRDGDHWVLTGRKLWITNAAEADWFIVFATVDPAAGYRGITAFLVGRGFEGFAVGRKEDKLGIRASSTCELSLDACRVPAANVLGEVGRGYKVAIETLNEGRIGIAAQMVGLAQGALDHTLRYVQERRQFGSAIADFQAVQFQLAQAATEIEAARLQTYNAARLRDAGEPFLTEGAMAKLFSSQVAERVSSLAVQLFGGVGYTKDYPVEKLYRDAKIGQIYEGTSNLQLQTIAKQLLRRR